Proteins encoded together in one Rhizobacter sp. J219 window:
- a CDS encoding DUF1653 domain-containing protein, producing MSTDDLQPLPDTPLGRYRHYKGHEYEVIGVARHSETLEPLVVYRPLYNTSGLWVRPHTMFFEDVEIDGVRHPRFTRIA from the coding sequence ATGAGCACCGACGACCTTCAGCCCCTGCCCGACACGCCCCTCGGCCGTTACCGCCATTACAAGGGCCACGAGTACGAGGTGATCGGCGTCGCGCGCCACAGTGAGACGCTGGAGCCGCTGGTCGTCTACCGCCCGCTCTACAACACGAGCGGCCTGTGGGTACGGCCGCACACGATGTTCTTCGAGGACGTCGAGATCGACGGCGTGCGCCACCCGCGCTTCACGCGAATCGCCTAG